A genomic segment from Anticarsia gemmatalis isolate Benzon Research Colony breed Stoneville strain chromosome 12, ilAntGemm2 primary, whole genome shotgun sequence encodes:
- the LOC142977401 gene encoding V-type proton ATPase catalytic subunit A: protein MASKGGLKTIAMEENEDKFGFVFAVSGPVVTAEKMSGSAMYELVRVGYNELVGEIIRLEGDMATIQVYEETSGVTVGDPVLRTGKPLSVELGPGILGSIFDGIQRPLKDINELTQSIYIPKGVNVPCLAREIDWEFNPLNVKVGSHITGGDLYGIVHENTLVKHKMLMPPRAKGTVTYIAPAGNYKVTDVVLETEFDGEKAQYSMLQVWPVRQPRPVTEKMPANHPLLTGQRVLDSLFPCVQGGTTAIPGAFGCGKTVISQALSKYSNSDVIIYVGCGERGNEMSEVLRDFPELTVEIEGVTESIMKRTALVANTSNMPVAAREASIYTGITLSEYFRDMGYHVSMMADSTSRWAEALREISGRLAEMPADSGYPAYLGARLASFYERAGRVKCLGNPDREGSVSIVGAVSPPGGDFSDPVTAATLGIVQVFWGLDKKLAQRKHFPSINWLISYSKYMRALDDFYDKNYPEFVPLRTKVKEILQEEEDLSEIVQLVGKASLAETDKITLEVAKLLKDDFLQQNSYSAYDRFCPFYKTVGMLKNIISFYDMSRHAVESTAQSDNKVTWNVIRDAMGNVLYQLSSMKFKDPVKEGEAKIKADFDQLLEDMSAAFRNLED from the exons ATGGCGTCCAAGGGCGGTTTGAAAACCATAGCCATGGAGGAGAATGAGGACAAGTTCGGTTTCGTCTTTGCCGTATCCGGTCCCG TCGTGACGGCGGAGAAGATGTCCGGATCAGCTATGTACGAGCTGGTGCGTGTCGGCTACAACGAGCTGGTCGGAGAGATCATCCGTCTTGAGGGTGACATGGCCACCATTCAG GTATACGAAGAAACATCAGGTGTGACAGTAGGAGACCCCGTGCTGCGTACCGGCAAGCCCCTGTCCGTGGAGCTGGGCCCCGGTATCCTGGGCTCCATCTTTGACGGCATCCAGCGTCCCCTGAAGGACATCAACGAGCTCACACAGTCCATCTACATCCCCAAGGGTGTGAACGTGCCCTGCCTCGCTCGTGAGATCGACTGGGAGTTCAACCCCTTGAACGTTAAG GTCGGCTCCCACATCACGGGCGGAGACCTGTACGGTATCGTGCACGAGAACACGCTGGTGAAGCACAAGATGCTGATGCCGCCGCGCGCCAAGGGAACCGTCACCTACATCGCGCCCGCCGGCAACTACAAAGTTACC GACGTGGTGCTGGAGACGGAGTTCGACGGCGAGAAGGCGCAGTACAGCATGTTGCAGGTGTGGCCCGTGCGCCAGCCGCGCCCCGTCACCGAGAAGATGCCCGCCAACCACCCGCTGCTCACCGGCCAGCGTGTACTCGACTCGCTCTTCCC CTGTGTCCAGGGTGGTACGACCGCCATCCCCGGAGCCTTCGGTTGCGGCAAGACTGTGATCTCACAGGCTCTGTCCAAGTACTCCAACTCTGACGTCATCATCTACGTCGGTTGCGGAGAGCGTG GTAACGAGATGTCAGAAGTACTGCGTGACTTCCCCGAGCTGACCGTGGAGATCGAGGGCGTGACGGAGTCCATCATGAAGCGCACGGCGCTGGTCGCCAACACCTCCAACATGCCTGTCGCCGCCCGAGAGGCTTCCATCTATACCG GTATCACCCTGTCCGAGTACTTCCGTGACATGGGCTACCACGTGTCCATGATGGCGGACTCCACGTCCCGTTGGGCCGAGGCGCTGCGTGAGATCTCGGGTCGTCTGGCGGAGATGCCGGCCGACTCGGGCTACCCCGCCTACCTCGGTGCTCGCCTCGCCTCCTTCTACGAGCGAGCTGGACGAGTCAAGTGTCTGGGCAACCCCGACAGGGAAG GTTCCGTGTCCATCGTGGGTGCCGTATCCCCCCCTGGTGGTGACTTCTCGGACCCCGTGACCGCCGCCACGCTGGGTATCGTGCAGGTGTTCTGGGGTCTGGACAAGAAGCTGGCGCAGAGGAAGCACTTCCCCTCCATCAACTGGCTCATCTCTTACAGCAAGTACATGCGAGCTCTCGATGACTTCTATGACAAGAACTACCCCGAGTTCGTGCCACTCAGGACCAAG GTCAAGGAGATCCTGCAGGAGGAAGAGGACTTGTCAGAAATCGTGCAGCTGGTCGGTAAGGCGTCGCTGGCCGAGACCGACAAGATCACCCTCGAGGTCGCCAAACTGCTCAAGGACGACTTCCTGCAACAGAACAG CTACTCGGCATACGATCGCTTCTGTCCGTTCTACAAGACGGTGGGCATGCTGAAGAACATCATCTCGTTCTACGACATGTCGCGGCACGCGGTGGAGTCCACGGCGCAGTCCGACAACAAGGTCACGTGGAACGTCATCCGCGACGCCATGGGCAACGTGCTCTACCAGCTGTCTTCTATGAAGTTCAAG GACCCCGTGAAGGAAGGAGAGGCTAAGATCAAGGCAGACTTCGACCAGCTGCTAGAGGACATGTCGGCCGCCTTCCGCAACCTCGAGGACTAA
- the LOC142977397 gene encoding uncharacterized protein LOC142977397, translated as MSRRRKMEEPAMSERSILINVEDLICIAFGANEGNTVNFNVLESILHILARQMRILEQDVEIRIADVAAAEEKRLPSVKERDEGASSSSEDEDRKREKRGKGKGGKGSDSEKAAAKKERAEQKEKEKAEKAQQKADKADQKEKDKAMKADQKEKDKAMKAEQKEKDKAEKAEQKEKAKAEKGKGEKGEKGEKGEKGEKGEKGDKSAKGEKADSKDKGKGEKDSKDRDKGEKADQKGKDKGDKSDQKGRDRDEAADKKKGKGDKDYDQQSTRSGGKGGADSTKESKASISVSERKGKGDKDKVLVVEKGTPSSAAVSRRGRVGSIEVVTRSEFDMLNSMVNTLMGRSGPFPLPTMPDSKKLKTDIIKGSASLPDTMQAMQVNARVQAAEQALSRMAGLLTQLAAAGVIPPDLAGKVDNMQADLQNLGVDADETYVRMGTKTSRKSVAIDPLSRRSSMASRPSSTHAKSMASMMASRASLASSGPSSAAPVTQPEMMEMLHMMKEEMLLDIQNMTARTSATAEQATNVVKSVMEKVDIAMKLDNRIANLYSLTTDYADQLSGFDSGLTTQMQSFQEQMTQMRGDLKGGLAQLDSADSTGESAAITELRTSYDTLVLELDQTVHAHSALILIQTQLGEELKGLIEWVENLREQKCDRDEVMDGLRDKADLSRLQGLLHMDAFEATRQELYKRLELCYEKFQKQDKVWLGAVKDLTHIADGKAELMHLLALKDFATDSLRDMQETLYKLGIMLGEPKAALLTRKLAVNAQCGACMLPALMDPWDKNFGAPPLLPAMLKHGQQEEEPCTQDLAIPAPFDSRDHVCKRWVGGSHTLISEHVKREHAEPIQGDGVPTKRFTGFGSDGRLYMMETELQPCIECNRLDKAVGDPPPSEVGAGDQKPES; from the exons atGAGTCGAAGGCGGAAGATGGAGGAGCCCGCCATGAGCGAGAGGTCTATCCTCATTAATGTGGAAGACCTCATCTGCATAGCTTTTGGAGCTAATGAA GGTAATACAGTCAACTTTAACGTTCTCGAGTCGATATTGCACATCCTCGCGCGACAAATGCGTATATTAGAGCAGGACGTAGAGATCAGAATAGCTGACGTCGCTGCCGCCGAGGAGAAGAGGCTACCATCGGTCAAGGAACGAGACGAAGGTGCAAGCTCCTCGTCTGAAGACGAAGACCGTAAGCGAGAAAAAAGAGGCAAGGGTAAAGGTGGGAAAGGCTCTGATTCGGAAAAAGCAGCAGCAAAAAAAGAGCGAGCTGAACAAAAAGAGAAAGAAAAGGCTGAGAAAGCACAACAGAAGGCGGACAAAGCAGACCAGAAAGAAAAAGATAAGGCCATGAAAGCTGATCAAAAAGAAAAGGACAAAGCTATGAAAGCCGAGCAGAAGGAAAAGGATAAAGCAGAAAAGGCTGAACAGAAAGAAAAAGCGAAGGCTGAAAAGGGCAAAGGAGAAAAGGGAGAAAAGGGGGAAAAGGGAGAAAAGGGAGAAAAGGGGGAAAAAGGCGACAAAAGCGCGAAAGGCGAGAAAGCCGACTCAAAAGACAAGGGGAAGGGTGAGAAGGATTCAAAAGATAGGGACAAGGGAGAGAAAGCTGATCAAAAAGGTAAAGATAAAGGCGACAAGTCTGATCAGAAGGGTAGAGATAGAGATGAGGCTGCTGATAAGAAAAAAGGGAAAGGTGATAAGGATTATGATCAACAATCCACGCGGAGT GGAGGGAAAGGTGGTGCAGATAGTACAAAAGAATCTAAAGCAAGCATTTCTGTATCAG aacGCAAGGGTAAAGGAGATAAAGACAAAGTATTAGtag TGGAAAAAGGCACTCCTTCTTCGGCTGCTGTCA GTCGGCGCGGTCGCGTGGGCAGCATCGAAGTGGTGACCCGTTCAGAGTTCGACATGCTTAATTCCATGGTGAACACTCTGATGGGCAGGTCGGGGCCGTTCCCTCTACCCACCATGCCTGACAGCAAGAAACTCAAGACTGACATCATCAAGGGAAGCGCGTCTCTACCTGACACTATGCAAGCTATGCAG GTGAACGCCCGCGTCCAGGCCGCTGAACAGGCTTTGTCCAGGATGGCTGGTCTCCTCACCCAGCTGGCCGCAGCGGGAGTCATTCCTCCGGACCTCGCCGGTAAAGTAGACAACATGCAAGCTGATCTGCAGAACTTGGGTGTAGACGCCGACGAAACTTATGTGCGGATG GGCACAAAGACGTCCCGTAAATCCGTGGCAATAGACCCGCTGTCCCGGCGCAGCTCCATGGCGTCCCGGCCGAGCTCCACCCACGCCAAGAGCATGGCTTCTATGATGGCGTCGCGCGCCTCGCTCGCCAGCTCCGGACCCTCTTCTGCAGCTCCTGTCACTCAACCTGAGATGAT GGAGATGCTACACATGATGAAGGAAGAGATGCTTCTCGACATACAGAACATGACGGCGCGGACCTCGGCCACTGCAGAACAAGCCACTAACGTCGTCAAATCAGTCA TGGAGAAGGTAGACATAGCAATGAAACTGGACAATCGTATAGCGAATCTTTACTCGCTGACCACGGACTACGCCGACCAGCTCAGTGGCTTCGATTCTGGACTTACCACACAG atgCAAAGTTTCCAAGAGCAGATGACTCAGATGAGGGGTGATCTCAAAGGCGGGCTAGCGCAACTAGACTCTGCTGACAGTACCGGTGAAAGTGCAG CTATCACGGAGTTAAGAACAAGCTACGACACGTTGGTGTTGGAGCTGGATCAGACGGTCCACGCGCACTCTGCGCTCATCCTCATACAGACACAACTCGGCGAAGAGCTGAAG GGTCTCATAGAATGGGTGGAGAATCTCCGAGAACAGAAGTGTGATCGCGATGAAGTCATGGATGGACTAAGAGATAAG GCGGACCTGAGTCGCCTGCAAGGGCTCCTGCACATGGACGCGTTCGAGGCGACGCGGCAAGAGCTCTACAAACGACTAGAGTTGTGTTACGAGAAGTTTCAGAAACAGGACAAAGTGTGGTTG GGTGCGGTAAAAGATTTGACACACATAGCGGATGGCAAGGCGGAGTTGATGCACCTGCTGGCGCTGAAGGACTTCGCGACCGACAGCCTCCGGGACATGCAGGAGACTTTGTATAAGCTCGGCATCATGCTTGGAGAACCAAAG GCGGCGCTCCTGACGCGCAAGTTGGCGGTGAACGCTCAGTGCGGCGCGTGCATGTTGCCGGCGCTCATGGACCCCTGGGACAAGAACTTCGGCGCGCCGCCGCTGCTGCCCGCCATGCTCAAGCACGGCCAGCAAGAGGAGGAGCCCTGCACACAGGACCTGGCCATACCTGCGCCCTTTGATTCAAG GGATCATGTCTGCAAGCGCTGGGTGGGCGGCTCCCACACGCTGATCTCGGAGCACGTGAAGAGAGAGCACGCGGAACCAATACAAGGTGACGGCGTGCCCACCAAGAGGTTTACTGGCTTTGGCTCTGATGGACGG TTATACATGATGGAGACGGAACTGCAACCCTGCATTGAGTGCAACAGACTGGACAAGGCTGTAGGTGATCCGCCACCTTCTGAGGTTGGCGCTGGAGACCAGAAACCAGAATCATAA